In Nostoc punctiforme PCC 73102, the genomic stretch GTTATAATAGGGTAAATTTTATACCAATCGTCTGATCACAATTCGGTTCATGGCAAGGTAAATAAACGTCTCAGCAGTTTCAGCAAGTAGTTCCTAGTCTTTGTTCAATCGCCGACACCAAACAAGCCAACCAAAGGTACGCTCCACGACCCAGCGCTTGGGCAGCAAAACAAACCCCTTATACTCTTTGGGTCGGATGACTACTTGTATAATCCAACGGCACTCATTCCATCACCCACTGCATAAAAAGATCACCGTTAAAGCTACTATCAACCCATAAAAGTAACGCAAGAATCTGAAAAACCAGCTTTTAAAGCTCCTTCAACTGAACACTTAATTAAGTTTCAGTCTCGCTTGTAAGAATTACGCAGTCTTTGACAAAACTTCATAAAGTTTAGGCGAAATTTCCTCATCGTAGTTGAGGTATGGTTTTACTGGACTTTAGAGGGTGTTTGAAAAGTAATAAGAGGTCAGATTTTATGTCAAACGCCTTACTAGTGATCGCTTGAGCAAAATTCACAATCAATCTTCCTGGGAAGCTTCAGCTTGTTCCTTAGCCACAGCCTCAGCAATAACCTGCCGCAACCACTCGGAACGATTGGGCTTGTTTCGCACGTAGGCATCTAAATCTTCTGGGAGCATCACAGATATAGGTTTTGTATCACATTTAACACCTACTCCTTTTGATTTAAAGCGAGTTGCAATATCGTTTCTTGCCATAGTGATTATCCTTTCTCTCTACAACTACAATAGCAAAGCCCACATATATGTGGCAATATATTAGATATTTTTATCATTAAAAAAGGCTATTATCGTTATTATCCCACATATATGTGGGATAATAAAAGAGTAAGAAATAGGAACGGAGCGCCAAAAAGACTCCCGGTAACGGAACCGAACCGAAGCGTGAAATTTAAGATGTAGCGCCAAGTCCAAAACTCTTACATCAACAACAGAAAAAGCACCCCCGACGACCAATCTAAAGGTGCTTTTTCTGAGTTCTAATACTAGAAGGATTCTAACACATGAATTTGTTTTCTAACACTCTAATATTTCACTCAGAAGTAGAAGCACAATTAGTTGCTGAACAAGTTTACAACTGCCGCCTTGAAGGTAATATTTTAAGCTGTCCTATTAAGGAACAACGGGCAGTAGATTTAGCAATTAGTCTATCAGATGTTGCCTTACCAATAGTTGAAGGTGCAAGCTGTTTGCTCCCCTTCCCTAAACATGAGCGAGAATGTCAAGATGATGATGCACCACAGGTTTATGTAGCTTGTTTATCTGCATACAACAATGGCAAATTACACGGAATGTGGATTGACTGTACACAAGATGCAGATGAAATTCAATACGATATTGAATGGATGTTATCATGGTCGCCCTGTCATAATTATGAAGCCTGTGAAGAGTGGGCAATCCATGATTTTCAAAACTGGTATGGTATTCACATTGATGAATACGAAAGCATAGAAAAATTAGCCGAACTTGCTCAAATATTATCAGAGCATGGTGCAGCTTACGCCGCTTATTATGAATATGACAGTAGTGAGGCTAGTGTAGAAGGTTTTCAAGAACATTACTGGGGTGAGTACGAAAGTGAAGAGGATTTTGTTTATGACCAACTCGAACAACAGGGATTGATTAAAAACTTAGAAGACATGGGTATTCCTAGCTTCTACCTTAATTTTGAAGCAATAGCCCGTGATTGGTTTATTGACTCTTATTATTCAGTAGAAGAAGGCTATAAAAAAGTCTACATCTTCAGTCGTTTTTAATACATAAAAATTGACCAGAGGGGTAAAAACTCCCTCTGGTTTTCATATATTTATTGATAAATCAGAAAGAAACTAATCCAAAATATCAATCTCCTCATCCTCTTCATCTGGCCAGAGTCGCAGTTGCAAAACTTCAACTAGAAACTGACCAACTTTGACCCAATCAATCTCATTTAGCTCAATTTCTGGAAGCGGATAATTTTTCATGATGTTGCAAAAGCTAGTCCAATCATCCCAAATACCTTCAGCTAAGTAGTCAAGTTCTTCATTCGTGATGAAGCGAGTATCAATATCAAGTTGAACTCTTTCTTTAATTTCTGCCAAAACTCGCGGAGACCACTTATTTTTCTTGATGAT encodes the following:
- a CDS encoding antirestriction protein ArdA, encoding MNLFSNTLIFHSEVEAQLVAEQVYNCRLEGNILSCPIKEQRAVDLAISLSDVALPIVEGASCLLPFPKHERECQDDDAPQVYVACLSAYNNGKLHGMWIDCTQDADEIQYDIEWMLSWSPCHNYEACEEWAIHDFQNWYGIHIDEYESIEKLAELAQILSEHGAAYAAYYEYDSSEASVEGFQEHYWGEYESEEDFVYDQLEQQGLIKNLEDMGIPSFYLNFEAIARDWFIDSYYSVEEGYKKVYIFSRF